The Nocardioides pantholopis genome window below encodes:
- a CDS encoding acyl-CoA carboxylase subunit beta, protein MTAIDSEAGTEGDRREHLLAKLADLDEQHAKAVAGGGEKYVARHHERGKLLPRERIELLIDEGSAFLELSPLAGWGSDFTVGASVVTGIGVVEGVECMITANDPTVKGGASNPWTLRKTFRAAQIAEENGLPSISLVESAGADLPTQKEIFIPGGKVFRDLTRASARRQPTIALVFGNATAGGAYVPGLSDYTVMVKEQAKVFLAGPPLVKMATGEDTDDETLGGAEMHARTSGLADYLAEDERDAIRIGRRIVARLNWRKASPEPTAYAEPAYDPDTLLDLIPADLKEPFDPREVIARIVDGPSAGNEVAFDEFKPLYGASLVTGWARLHGRPIGILANAQGVLFSEEAQKATQFIQLANSSDTPLLFLHNTTGYMVGAEYEQGGIIKHGAAMINAVSNSTVPHLSVLIGASYGAGNYGMNGRAYDPRFLFTWPNAKSAVMGPAQLAGVLSIVSRAAAEAKGKPFDEEADAGMRAFVEQMVEEQSLPYVLSGMLYDDGVIDPRDTRTVLGICLSVIDTAPVAGTDRFGVFRM, encoded by the coding sequence ATGACGGCCATCGACAGCGAGGCCGGGACCGAGGGGGACCGCCGCGAGCACCTGCTCGCCAAGCTCGCCGACCTCGACGAGCAGCACGCGAAGGCCGTCGCCGGCGGCGGGGAGAAGTACGTCGCCCGCCACCACGAGCGCGGCAAGCTGCTGCCCCGCGAGCGGATCGAGCTGCTCATCGACGAGGGCTCGGCGTTCCTCGAGCTCAGCCCGCTGGCCGGCTGGGGCTCGGACTTCACAGTCGGCGCCAGCGTGGTGACCGGCATCGGCGTGGTCGAGGGCGTGGAGTGCATGATCACCGCCAACGACCCGACCGTGAAGGGTGGCGCCTCCAACCCCTGGACGCTGCGCAAGACCTTCCGGGCCGCGCAGATCGCCGAGGAGAACGGGCTGCCCAGCATCAGCCTGGTCGAGTCCGCCGGAGCCGACCTGCCGACCCAGAAGGAGATCTTCATCCCGGGCGGCAAGGTCTTCCGGGACCTGACCCGGGCCAGCGCCCGCCGGCAGCCCACGATCGCGCTGGTCTTCGGCAACGCGACCGCCGGCGGCGCCTACGTGCCGGGGCTCTCCGACTACACGGTGATGGTCAAGGAGCAGGCCAAGGTGTTCCTGGCCGGGCCGCCGCTGGTGAAGATGGCCACCGGCGAGGACACCGACGACGAGACCCTCGGCGGCGCCGAGATGCACGCCCGGACCTCCGGGCTGGCCGACTACCTCGCCGAGGACGAGCGCGACGCGATCCGGATCGGCCGGCGCATCGTCGCCCGGCTGAACTGGCGCAAGGCCTCCCCCGAGCCCACGGCGTACGCCGAGCCGGCGTACGACCCGGACACGCTGCTGGACCTGATCCCGGCCGACCTCAAGGAGCCTTTCGACCCGCGCGAGGTGATCGCCCGGATCGTGGACGGGCCGAGCGCCGGCAACGAGGTGGCCTTCGACGAGTTCAAGCCGCTCTACGGCGCGTCGCTGGTCACCGGCTGGGCGCGGCTGCACGGCCGGCCGATCGGGATCCTCGCCAACGCCCAGGGCGTGCTGTTCAGCGAGGAGGCCCAGAAGGCCACCCAGTTCATCCAGCTCGCCAACTCCAGCGACACCCCGCTGCTGTTCCTGCACAACACCACCGGCTACATGGTCGGCGCGGAGTACGAGCAGGGCGGGATCATCAAGCACGGCGCCGCGATGATCAACGCGGTCTCCAACTCGACGGTGCCGCACCTCTCGGTGCTGATCGGGGCCTCCTACGGCGCCGGCAACTACGGGATGAACGGTCGCGCCTACGACCCGCGCTTCCTGTTCACCTGGCCCAACGCCAAGTCCGCGGTGATGGGGCCCGCCCAGCTCGCCGGGGTGCTCTCGATCGTCTCGCGCGCCGCCGCCGAGGCGAAGGGCAAGCCGTTCGACGAGGAGGCCGACGCGGGGATGCGGGCCTTCGTGGAGCAGATGGTCGAGG